Proteins encoded by one window of Yamadazyma tenuis chromosome 2, complete sequence:
- a CDS encoding uncharacterized protein (COG:U; EggNog:ENOG503P36H): protein MLYSFYIFDRHCNCIYHRRFSLVDDGATNTDNESDVAKLLFGVLYSLKNISSKLGDQSTNAGGFNYLKSFSTSSFRIHFLETLSNLKFVLITDNLIDNVRSVLWELYSTYYLNNIALNPLSPVDFKGDEKITNPNFISQTDQFLRSLPVYGGQ from the coding sequence ATGCTTTACTCGTTCTACATCTTTGATAGACACTGCAACTGTATTTACCATCGTCGGTTTTCCCTTGTGGATGATGGGGCCACAAATACGGATAATGAATCGGATGTGGCAAAGCTCCTCTTTGGGGTTTTGTACTCGTTGAAAAACATCTCTTCGAAGCTTGGTGACCAGTCAACTAATGCGGGTGGCTTCAACTAtttgaagtctttttcCACCTCAAGTTTTCGAATTCACTTTTTAGAGACcttgtccaacttgaagttcgTGTTGATAACtgacaacttgattgacAACGTGCGAAGCGTGTTATGGGAGTTGTATTCCACATATTATTTGAATAATATCGCTTTAAACCCATTAAGCCCGGTGGACTTTAAAGGGGATGAGAAGATCACCAACCCCAATTTCATCAGCCAAACTGATCAGTTTCTTAGGTCATTACCGGTGTACGGAGGCCAGTGA
- a CDS encoding uncharacterized protein (EggNog:ENOG503PVTM) translates to MFEDYCSSHGKQCIPGSIYCSEECRIQDWEENFHFESDSEPEDAQPERPAQYSLMYECPVCQSTTACVHYNLHLNNNIILDTLKDIEVSSNMDSNYIKSNYYKWLINSAAVH, encoded by the coding sequence ATGTTTGAAGACTACTGCTCATCTCATGGTAAACAGTGCATACCTGGCTCCATCTACTGCAGTGAGGAATGCCGAATTCAAGACTGGGAAGAAAATTTCCACTTTGAATCTGATAGCGAACCAGAAGATGCTCAACCTGAAAGACCAGCACAATACTCTTTGATGTATGAATGTCCGGTCTGTCAGTCAACCACCGCATGTGTTCATTACAACTTGCATCTAAATAACAACATTATTCTTGACACCTTAAAAGATATAGAAGTGTCGTCCAACATGGACTCCAACTACATCAAGTCGAATTACTATAAATGGTTAATCAATTCAGCAGCTGTTCATTGA